From the genome of uncultured Methanobacterium sp.:
GAATCTTGGTGACGTGCTGGTGGGTGAGGTTAAACTTCGAACCACCCTTGAAACCCGGCGTAAAAGAATATATGGTACCAGCAGTGGTTACCACCAGGTTGAACTTACTGGATCCGAAATCAAAAATGTTAAAAGTGGTCAAAGCTCAATTGTTGTCTTCGGGAACAAAATAACCAAGGAAATTGCCAATAAACACTTGAAAAAACAATGGAAATCAAAAACCAGTTTGAATGAAGTTGGTAAAATATTTGAGAAAATTATGGAAGACGTAGCACAGGCCACACCTACGGTGAGTCAAGAATACGATATTTTCATTATTCATCCCCAGCTGAACCATAAACAGGCCATGGAACTCTTGAGAAGTACCATAGTCAGTGATGTTAAAGAACTGGAAAAATGGCGTGAAAAGCTTAAACAGGAAATGCTCGAGAAAAACAGAGAAATTCAGATGGCTTCAAGAATTTTAACCCAGGGAGAAGTGGGAAGAGTTCGCAAAGTGGAAGGAAATGAAGTAGAAGTGATCCTTTCACCCGGTGTGGAGGCACTGAACATGGAATGGAACATCCTTGCTCGAGAAGGTGACATTATCACCATGAAAATGGAAACCCCCTCTCCCCTCAGTCTGAGTGACCTGGTGGTAATTGAAGATGAGAATCTATGCATCAAAAAAGATAAAACATCTTTAAGCTGTGACATCATACTATGTAAATCAGATTAATTCTAAAAATTCAATTCAAAATAAGTTTTGATTAATGAATGATTTGAAATATAATGATTAAAAATATTTGAAAGTAAATGAACTTGAAAATTAGTATTAGAGTACTATGAACCAATGAAAATAATGCATAAATTTAATTGTAATTTAAATCAAGGTGAATAACATGAAGTTAACTTTTTTAGGAAGTGGTGGCGGACGCTTTCGCCACTATAACTCAGCGCAGGATGACCGGCGGATTTAGAATCGACGGTATTGATGATAAAAACCTGCACCTGGATCCGGGTCCTGGGGCACTGGTAAGAAGCTACCAGTTCGGTGTAAACCCCCTTAAACTCCACGGAATCCTAGTATCACACTCCCACACCGACCACTATAGCGATGCTGAGGTCTTAATTGAAGCCATGACCCGAGGCATGACCCGCAACAAAGGACTGGTAATTGGAAGTAAAAGTGTTATTGACGGATACCAGAAGTGGGGACCATGCATATCCAGTTATCATCTCTCAAAACCACGGGTCGAAGTTATGGAAGCAGGGAACAACATAAGAGCAGGTGATATAAAAATCACCGCCACACCCACCAAACACGGAGATCCTAAAAACATTGGCTTCCGTCTGGAATGGGATGGATTCACCCTATCTTACACCTCAGACACTGCCTACTTTGAAGAACTTCACCAGCACCACCAGAATGCAGATATCCTCATTGCCAGTGTAATTCGACCAGGGAATGAGAAGATCAGGGGACACATGTGCGCTGATGAATTCCAGGAGCTGGTGGATGAAACCTCTCCCAAAATGGCCATTATGACCCACCTGGGAATGAAGCTCATCACCGACCATCCTGTAGAAGAGGCCAACAAAATTAGCAAAGAAACTGGTGTTAAAACCATTGCTGCTCAGGATGGCATGGTTATAGATCTGGATAATTTCCGGGCTAAACAGCAGACCCTTGATAAATTCTAAGATAAATACTAAATA
Proteins encoded in this window:
- a CDS encoding DUF2121 domain-containing protein, yielding MSLIMTYVGSKGCVIAGDKRSIGFLGDKDQRELLEEEMYTGKIKTTEELLKRAGQLDINLKIIDNVEKVRNLGDVLVGEVKLRTTLETRRKRIYGTSSGYHQVELTGSEIKNVKSGQSSIVVFGNKITKEIANKHLKKQWKSKTSLNEVGKIFEKIMEDVAQATPTVSQEYDIFIIHPQLNHKQAMELLRSTIVSDVKELEKWREKLKQEMLEKNREIQMASRILTQGEVGRVRKVEGNEVEVILSPGVEALNMEWNILAREGDIITMKMETPSPLSLSDLVVIEDENLCIKKDKTSLSCDIILCKSD
- a CDS encoding MBL fold metallo-hydrolase codes for the protein MADAFATITQRRMTGGFRIDGIDDKNLHLDPGPGALVRSYQFGVNPLKLHGILVSHSHTDHYSDAEVLIEAMTRGMTRNKGLVIGSKSVIDGYQKWGPCISSYHLSKPRVEVMEAGNNIRAGDIKITATPTKHGDPKNIGFRLEWDGFTLSYTSDTAYFEELHQHHQNADILIASVIRPGNEKIRGHMCADEFQELVDETSPKMAIMTHLGMKLITDHPVEEANKISKETGVKTIAAQDGMVIDLDNFRAKQQTLDKF